In a genomic window of Myxococcus fulvus:
- a CDS encoding protein kinase domain-containing protein has protein sequence MSTVRYLSLGPLLAGAGSRAFLGLALEDGLPPRPVVLIWAPQEVVQSPELTAKLTRETSRALVFEHPNILRVHSLAAQDGGLARVTEFADGEPLRRVLEASPRLPPPLAALVAADAATGLHYAHMAGNDDGTPLVHGDVRPETLMVSFSGLTKVTGYGALSVAPRERDGKRVKNRRAYSAPEQLLGGREAVNVQSDVFLLGLVLHECLSGKMPFKDNADPDKATLTRTLPTMSQDVPLKLDAVVRKATAKRAYDRYASAHAFREAIVEAVGTLPAHTLLADYLAKLFPPENEARAARRRVIDAGIADVLQKTGVPPPAVAEFLATGVLPASIIPKVWPAMQGQLSILAAVSGGSSEVQIAEPSSAQVAKEPASTPSTSAAQAVSTEGTASAPASTASPAAAEATGSSPTVSTAAEATGSTAVAAKTSEPTGSTAVVAKTPESTGSAPIVGATSHQPAVTSAQGSSPQPVTATPAGPVPPPSAAAPKKSSRGWLAIVGIGSALALAGAAVIVKRLPTQVEASLEDAGPATVAQAAVDGDAGTDAGTDAGAQAIAMGYLDLTVDPRVDVSYPGGFLGRTPLSVSLPAGRHVFTLTNAVLGIQLSRTFTIPANGRNAQQLYLNKAFLNVRAPKDAIVTLDGRLIGAAPVEEQDVYEGTHQLLVIANGARWQKTFKVEPGQRISFDVDFEAPPEE, from the coding sequence ATGAGCACCGTGCGCTACCTGTCCCTTGGACCCTTGCTCGCCGGGGCGGGCTCCCGAGCCTTCCTGGGGCTCGCCCTGGAAGATGGATTGCCTCCTCGCCCCGTCGTCCTCATCTGGGCGCCCCAGGAGGTGGTCCAGAGCCCCGAGCTGACGGCGAAGCTGACGCGTGAGACGAGCCGCGCGCTCGTCTTCGAACACCCGAACATCCTCCGCGTCCACAGCCTCGCGGCTCAGGACGGCGGGCTGGCCCGCGTCACGGAGTTCGCCGACGGCGAGCCCCTGCGCCGCGTGCTGGAGGCGAGCCCGCGCCTGCCTCCGCCCCTGGCCGCGCTGGTGGCGGCCGACGCGGCCACGGGCCTGCACTACGCGCACATGGCCGGCAACGACGACGGCACGCCGCTGGTGCACGGCGACGTGCGGCCGGAGACGTTGATGGTCTCCTTCAGCGGCCTGACGAAGGTGACGGGCTACGGCGCGCTGAGCGTGGCCCCGCGTGAGCGAGACGGCAAGCGCGTGAAGAACCGCCGCGCGTACAGCGCTCCCGAGCAGCTGCTCGGCGGACGCGAGGCGGTCAACGTCCAGTCGGACGTGTTCCTGTTGGGGCTCGTGCTGCACGAGTGCCTCTCCGGGAAGATGCCCTTCAAGGACAACGCGGACCCGGACAAGGCGACGCTCACGCGCACGCTGCCGACGATGTCGCAGGACGTGCCGCTGAAGCTGGACGCGGTGGTGCGCAAGGCGACGGCGAAGCGCGCGTATGACCGGTACGCCTCCGCGCACGCCTTCCGTGAGGCCATCGTCGAGGCCGTGGGCACGCTGCCCGCGCACACGCTGCTCGCCGACTACCTGGCCAAGCTCTTCCCGCCGGAGAACGAGGCTCGCGCGGCGCGGCGCCGGGTCATCGACGCGGGCATCGCGGACGTGCTGCAGAAGACGGGCGTTCCGCCCCCGGCCGTGGCGGAGTTCCTCGCCACCGGCGTCCTGCCCGCCTCCATCATCCCGAAGGTCTGGCCGGCGATGCAGGGCCAGCTGTCCATCCTGGCCGCCGTGTCGGGGGGGAGCAGCGAGGTGCAGATCGCCGAGCCCTCCTCCGCGCAGGTGGCGAAGGAGCCCGCGAGCACGCCCTCGACGAGCGCGGCCCAGGCCGTGAGCACGGAGGGCACGGCGTCGGCTCCGGCGAGCACTGCTTCACCGGCCGCCGCGGAGGCCACGGGCAGCTCGCCCACGGTCAGCACGGCCGCCGAAGCCACGGGCAGCACGGCCGTGGCCGCGAAGACCTCCGAGCCCACGGGCAGCACGGCCGTGGTAGCGAAGACCCCCGAGAGCACGGGCAGCGCGCCCATCGTCGGAGCGACGTCGCATCAGCCGGCGGTGACCAGCGCGCAGGGCTCGTCGCCCCAGCCCGTGACGGCCACTCCAGCGGGCCCCGTACCTCCTCCGAGCGCGGCGGCGCCGAAGAAGTCCTCGCGCGGCTGGCTCGCCATCGTGGGTATCGGCTCCGCGCTGGCGCTCGCGGGCGCGGCGGTCATCGTCAAGCGGCTGCCCACGCAAGTGGAGGCCTCGCTGGAGGACGCAGGCCCCGCCACCGTCGCGCAGGCGGCAGTGGACGGCGACGCGGGGACCGATGCGGGAACGGATGCGGGAGCCCAGGCCATCGCGATGGGCTACCTGGACCTCACCGTCGACCCGCGCGTGGATGTGTCCTATCCGGGCGGCTTCCTCGGGCGCACGCCGCTGAGCGTGTCGCTTCCGGCGGGACGTCACGTGTTCACGCTGACCAACGCGGTGCTCGGCATCCAGCTGTCGCGCACGTTCACCATCCCCGCGAACGGGCGCAACGCGCAGCAGCTCTATTTGAACAAGGCCTTCCTCAACGTGCGTGCGCCGAAGGACGCCATCGTCACCCTCGATGGACGGCTCATCGGCGCCGCGCCTGTCGAGGAGCAGGACGTCTACGAGGGCACGCACCAGCTCCTCGTCATCGCGAACGGTGCGCGGTGGCAGAAGACCTTCAAGGTCGAGCCCGGCCAGCGCATCTCGTTCGACGTCGACTTCGAGGCGCCGCCCGAGGAGTGA